The Aeromicrobium tamlense nucleotide sequence CGGGACCGGCGTGCCGTCGATGTCGGCGTGGGGCTCGAGGGTGGCGCCGGCGGGGCGCAGCACGGCCACCACGTCGGCACCCTCGGACTTCGCGAGGACCACGACGGCGGAGGCGTCGCCGGCGAACGCGACCTCGGGGAGGGTCGCGGTCAGCCGATCGCCCGAGACCTCGACCGTCTCGGTCAGACCGGACACGGTCAGCGGACCCTCGATGCGATCGAGGCCGGCCTGCGCCACGAGCCACGCGGCGAGGTGGTGCTCGACGAACGGCGCGGGGGTGGCCCGGCGTGCAGCCTCGGCGACGAGCGTCACGAGGTCGGCCAGCGAACCGCCGGCGCCTCCGCACTCCTCGTCGATGCCGATCCACGGCAGGTCGAGCGACTCGGCCTTCTTCCACACGTCGGCGGCGTACGTCCCGGCGCGCTCGGCCTCCTCGACGACCACGGGGGTCACCTCGGTGGCGAAGAAGTCCTCCAGCATGTCCCGCAGATCGGGGTCGACTTCGTGCGTCATGCGTTCTTCCTCAATCCCTTGGAGATGACCGAGCGGAGGATCTCGTTCGTGCCGCCGCGGATGGTCCAGGCCGGCGCGACCTGGACGGCCGTCGCGAGCAGACGCTCGTACGGATCGTCCGAGTCGGGGCGCGGCGTGCGGCCCCATCGGCGCACCATCAGGTCGGTGCAGTCCTGCTCGAAGCGCGTCGCCATCTCCTTGATGAGCGCGGCCTCGGTGACGGGGTACTGCCCGGCGTCGACCATGCGCGCGACGGCGAGCGACATGCCGCGGAACGCCCAGGCGCGGGCGGTCAGCGCGCCGAGCTCGGCCGCGTGGCCGCCCGGACGCTGCGCCTCCTGGCGCACCCAGCGGTCGAGCAGCGCCATGACACTCATCCAGCGGTCGACGCCGCCGCGCTCGAGCGCGAGCTCGCCGGTGTTCTGCGACCAGCCCGCGCCGACCTCGCCGAGGCGGCGGTCGTCGGGGACGAAGACGTCGACGAACGAGAGCTCGCAGAAGTCCTTGGTGCCGTCGATGAACTCGATCGGCGAGACGGTCAGGCCGGGCGTGTGGCGGTCGATGATGAACTGCGTCATGCCGCGGTGGCGGTCCTCCGACGTGCGCAGCAGCGCCACGATGTGCGTGGCCGTGTACGCGCCGGTGGTCCAGATCTTCGTGCCGTTGATGCGCCAGCCGCCGTCGACCTGCTCGGCACGCGTGCGCACCGACGCGAGGTCGGAGCCGGAGTCGGGCTCGCTCATGCCGATGGAGAACGAGTACTCGCCCGAGGCGATGCCCGGCAGGAACGTCTCCTTCTGCCACTCGGTGCCGTTCGCCGCGATGCCCGGACCGAACTGGCGGTCGGCGATCCAGTGGTAGCCCACCGGGGCGCCGCGAGCCAGCAGCTCCTCGACCACGACGAGGCGGTCCACCGCGGTGCGGCCGTGGCCGCCGTACTCACTCGGCAGCGACATGCCGATCCAGCCCTGCGCGCCGAGGTCGCGCGAGAACTCGGGGTCGACGGCGCCGCCCATGCCCAGGCCCAGCGGGTACGAGCCCTCGGGCAGGCGCTCGTCCAGCCACTCGCGCACCTCCTGCTTGAGCGCGCGCTCGGCGGGTGACAGCTCGGTCGCGGTCAGTCTCATGCCAGCCCCTTGACCGTGTCGGACTCCCCCGCACCGGACGGCCGGCCGGCGACGGAGTGGACGAGC carries:
- a CDS encoding acyl-CoA dehydrogenase family protein, coding for MRLTATELSPAERALKQEVREWLDERLPEGSYPLGLGMGGAVDPEFSRDLGAQGWIGMSLPSEYGGHGRTAVDRLVVVEELLARGAPVGYHWIADRQFGPGIAANGTEWQKETFLPGIASGEYSFSIGMSEPDSGSDLASVRTRAEQVDGGWRINGTKIWTTGAYTATHIVALLRTSEDRHRGMTQFIIDRHTPGLTVSPIEFIDGTKDFCELSFVDVFVPDDRRLGEVGAGWSQNTGELALERGGVDRWMSVMALLDRWVRQEAQRPGGHAAELGALTARAWAFRGMSLAVARMVDAGQYPVTEAALIKEMATRFEQDCTDLMVRRWGRTPRPDSDDPYERLLATAVQVAPAWTIRGGTNEILRSVISKGLRKNA